A single window of Mycolicibacterium aurum DNA harbors:
- a CDS encoding FAD-binding oxidoreductase: protein MTMSTDLTRDEALRTLRDHVATHVALPGEPGYERSVPWNVAATVTPAAVVLATSPEDVAGTVRFAAAHGLTVTVQATGHGAVGIGAGTILVQTAAMKHVEVDPVGRTARVGAGARWQDVLDAACPHGLAPLCGSAPGVGVVGYLTGGGIGPLVRTVGVSADHVRAFDVVTGEGVLVRATPEENADLFWGLRGGKATLGIVTAVEIDLLEYPEFYGGAVYFDGSEAAAVLHAWRSWSAGLPETVNTSIAIQQLPPMPGVPEPLAGRMTVAVRYTAVGDFAAAEQLLAPMRAVATPVLDTVGVLPYAAIGMVHADPVDPMPVNEDHALLSELPAEAVDALLAVAGPDAGSPQVIVELRLLGGALARQPRHRSAFCQRDAAFSLAVIGVLVPEIADGVIQHAAAVTQAVAPWATGGQMANFAPSYDPARPSRVYTDDTLHWLAALADRYDPARVLATGQVIRTVV from the coding sequence ATGACAATGTCGACCGACCTGACGCGCGACGAGGCGCTGCGCACCCTGCGCGACCATGTCGCCACCCATGTGGCGCTGCCGGGTGAGCCCGGTTACGAACGCAGTGTGCCGTGGAACGTGGCGGCGACTGTCACCCCTGCCGCGGTGGTGTTGGCGACGTCGCCCGAGGACGTGGCGGGCACGGTGAGGTTTGCTGCAGCCCATGGCTTGACGGTCACCGTCCAGGCCACCGGCCACGGTGCTGTCGGAATCGGTGCCGGCACGATCCTGGTGCAGACCGCGGCGATGAAGCATGTCGAGGTGGATCCCGTGGGCCGCACCGCCCGGGTCGGGGCCGGCGCGCGGTGGCAGGACGTGCTGGATGCGGCCTGCCCGCACGGCCTTGCGCCGCTGTGCGGTTCGGCGCCGGGGGTCGGCGTCGTGGGGTATCTCACCGGCGGCGGGATCGGTCCGCTGGTGCGTACCGTCGGGGTGTCGGCCGATCACGTGCGTGCGTTCGACGTGGTGACCGGCGAGGGTGTGCTGGTGCGTGCGACGCCCGAGGAGAACGCCGATCTGTTCTGGGGTCTGCGCGGCGGTAAGGCCACGCTCGGCATCGTCACCGCCGTGGAGATCGATCTGCTGGAGTACCCCGAATTCTACGGTGGTGCAGTGTATTTCGATGGCAGCGAGGCCGCCGCAGTGCTGCACGCGTGGCGGAGCTGGAGCGCGGGTCTGCCGGAGACGGTGAATACGTCGATCGCGATCCAGCAGTTGCCGCCGATGCCCGGCGTGCCGGAGCCGCTGGCCGGCCGGATGACCGTGGCGGTGCGCTACACGGCCGTCGGCGATTTCGCGGCAGCTGAGCAGCTGCTGGCACCCATGCGGGCCGTCGCGACGCCGGTACTGGACACGGTCGGGGTGCTGCCGTACGCCGCCATCGGGATGGTGCACGCCGATCCGGTGGATCCGATGCCGGTCAACGAAGATCATGCGCTGCTGTCGGAACTCCCGGCCGAGGCCGTCGATGCGCTGCTGGCCGTCGCCGGTCCGGACGCGGGGTCGCCGCAGGTGATCGTCGAGCTGCGCCTGCTCGGGGGAGCGCTGGCGCGTCAGCCGAGGCACCGCAGCGCGTTCTGCCAGCGCGACGCGGCTTTCTCGCTGGCGGTCATCGGCGTGCTGGTGCCCGAGATCGCGGACGGGGTCATCCAGCACGCCGCTGCGGTGACGCAGGCCGTGGCGCCGTGGGCCACCGGCGGCCAGATGGCGAACTTCGCCCCGTCGTACGACCCGGCCCGCCCGTCGCGGGTCTACACCGACGACACGCTGCATTGGCTGGCCGCTCTCGCCGATCGGTACGACCCGGCGCGGGTGCTGGCGACCGGCCAGGTGATCAGGACGGTGGTGTAG
- a CDS encoding BTAD domain-containing putative transcriptional regulator — protein sequence MRYRLLGPLQVVHGDTPVDIGPRKQRAVLAALLLARGRVVSTDRLTDVVWGDDVPASATASLQVYISNLRRALRVGAGESQMASSVTQPIVRQPPGYYLDVGPDDVDVTVFAAGCARAGAAIEAERWEDALAVADAALSLVRGHLLEDMPDADWAREDAAQVAEMHTECLANKVMSLLALGKTATAMTEASRLRVLDPLADRGCRLQMLTLYRAGRAAEALETYTRHARMLDTELGLDPGPDLRDLQTAMLRQDPELAGWPRSPEWTGAAAVATPEAAAVVPAPVEPTSHRAPLVGRTRELARAADVLARVAAGDAQWLVLSGPAGIGKTRLAEEITGLVDVAGGEVVWVNCPDERATPPWWPMRHLVRALGADADEVLEVPPHADPDTARFLVYERVQRLLEAAPRLLAVVVDDVQWADTASASCLAYIAGALRDRPVLVIVTVRDGEHSPEVSRLLSTVARGEDNRLIGVPALSSADVATLANEVAEEAVSAAEAAELADRTGGNPFFVSEYARLPRAERAGHEIPRAVRSVLDRRLAALDPAVVQMLRAAAVIGDVIDASAVPVLAQATRLDLDTLADYLDEAADERIVVAAHAGDGYAFAHGLLRDQLLASMPALRRQRMHAKVAEVLADSTAQDAVTRRAQHLVAAQPLVEPAVVVRACRLAAEEATAQWSSDIAARWWQAALDAYDTQPASARDDGERDALTVELLEAHSRAGRGQLVLDSVQRYLGEALRTGRAASAGRVASALLRASGGWPWLAPGHDPGALLDLLARAATLAEDEPASVARVLPALAVGHCYHPDPSITPALLERAERAAETTGNPDVIADVLVGRLITFSGVSTLSDQTLTWVDRLNTLRHSRSREDSVIAHSVASMAAMNLGDVAATRRHVQEGIAGSEELQLPVLRAQLRWMEAVLAMWLGDFAEAERHHAIAAHVHEQTELYEAGSGLLATATLLRERGGPVDPSWYEMHASRETGGQGMVDVVRTALLTLASGPQARTEAERTLRTWAGNVDRSHIWTTLGHHALLAHLAADHELPEFADLLLADLNPFRDRIAVLGQVGLAGPVALATARLHVLRGDAANALADVAAARDLAERAAGVPTLLRCRLLEYQLAAPSPDRTAGARALAAEATAVGMAGVAQSARALT from the coding sequence GTGCGCTATCGGTTGCTCGGGCCGCTGCAGGTGGTCCACGGGGACACCCCGGTCGACATCGGCCCGCGTAAGCAGCGGGCGGTGTTGGCGGCGTTGCTGCTGGCCCGGGGCCGGGTCGTCTCGACCGACCGGCTGACCGATGTCGTGTGGGGCGACGACGTGCCGGCGAGTGCGACTGCCAGCCTGCAGGTGTACATCTCGAATCTGCGCCGGGCGTTGCGCGTCGGCGCGGGGGAGTCTCAGATGGCGTCTTCGGTGACTCAGCCGATCGTGCGCCAACCACCGGGCTACTACCTCGACGTCGGTCCCGACGACGTGGATGTGACGGTCTTCGCGGCGGGGTGCGCGAGGGCGGGCGCGGCGATCGAGGCCGAACGGTGGGAGGATGCGCTGGCCGTGGCCGACGCGGCGTTGAGCCTGGTGCGCGGGCATCTGCTGGAGGACATGCCTGATGCCGACTGGGCGCGCGAAGACGCCGCCCAGGTGGCCGAGATGCACACCGAATGCCTTGCCAACAAGGTGATGTCGCTGCTGGCGCTCGGTAAGACCGCCACGGCGATGACGGAGGCGTCGCGGCTACGCGTGCTGGATCCGCTGGCCGACCGCGGATGCCGGCTGCAGATGCTCACCCTCTACCGCGCCGGCCGCGCTGCCGAGGCGCTGGAGACCTATACGCGGCATGCGCGGATGCTCGACACCGAACTGGGGCTCGACCCGGGACCGGACCTGCGCGACCTGCAGACCGCCATGCTGCGGCAGGACCCCGAGCTCGCCGGGTGGCCACGCTCACCGGAGTGGACGGGTGCGGCAGCGGTGGCCACACCGGAGGCTGCCGCGGTCGTGCCGGCGCCGGTGGAGCCCACGTCGCACCGTGCGCCGCTGGTGGGTCGCACTCGCGAACTGGCAAGGGCTGCTGATGTTCTCGCGCGGGTCGCGGCTGGTGACGCGCAGTGGCTGGTGCTGTCCGGGCCTGCGGGTATCGGCAAGACCCGGTTGGCCGAGGAGATCACCGGACTGGTCGACGTCGCGGGTGGTGAGGTCGTCTGGGTGAACTGCCCCGACGAACGCGCCACCCCGCCGTGGTGGCCGATGCGCCATCTGGTCCGAGCGTTGGGCGCCGACGCCGACGAGGTGCTGGAGGTGCCACCGCACGCCGACCCGGATACCGCGAGATTCCTTGTCTATGAACGTGTTCAGCGACTACTCGAAGCCGCGCCGCGATTGTTGGCGGTGGTCGTCGACGACGTGCAGTGGGCCGACACCGCGTCGGCCAGTTGCCTGGCCTATATCGCGGGCGCGTTGCGTGACCGTCCGGTGCTGGTGATCGTCACGGTGCGCGATGGCGAGCACTCGCCGGAGGTGTCCCGGTTGCTCAGCACCGTCGCCCGCGGCGAGGACAACCGACTGATCGGGGTGCCGGCTCTGTCCTCCGCCGATGTCGCGACGCTGGCGAACGAGGTCGCCGAGGAGGCGGTGTCTGCCGCGGAGGCCGCCGAATTGGCCGATCGCACAGGCGGAAACCCGTTCTTCGTTTCCGAGTACGCCCGTCTGCCGCGTGCCGAGCGCGCCGGCCACGAGATTCCGCGCGCGGTGCGTTCGGTGCTCGATCGGCGGCTCGCGGCCTTGGATCCGGCGGTGGTGCAGATGCTGCGCGCGGCGGCGGTGATCGGCGACGTCATCGACGCGAGCGCAGTCCCGGTGTTGGCTCAGGCCACGCGGCTGGATCTGGACACGCTCGCCGACTACCTGGACGAGGCCGCCGATGAGCGCATCGTTGTCGCCGCCCATGCCGGCGACGGGTATGCGTTCGCGCACGGGCTGCTGCGGGACCAGCTGCTGGCGAGCATGCCGGCGTTGCGGCGCCAGCGCATGCACGCCAAGGTTGCCGAGGTGCTGGCCGACAGCACTGCCCAGGATGCGGTGACGCGGCGCGCCCAGCACCTGGTCGCGGCGCAGCCGCTGGTCGAGCCGGCCGTGGTCGTGCGTGCTTGCCGGCTGGCGGCCGAAGAGGCGACCGCGCAATGGAGTTCGGACATCGCCGCGCGGTGGTGGCAGGCTGCCCTGGACGCCTACGACACGCAGCCTGCCTCGGCGCGGGACGACGGTGAGCGGGACGCGCTGACGGTGGAGCTGCTGGAGGCCCACTCGCGGGCGGGGCGCGGGCAGCTGGTCCTGGACAGCGTGCAGCGCTATCTCGGGGAGGCACTGCGTACCGGCCGTGCGGCATCTGCCGGCCGGGTGGCCAGCGCACTGCTGCGGGCCAGCGGCGGATGGCCCTGGCTGGCGCCCGGACACGACCCCGGTGCGTTGCTGGATCTTCTGGCCCGGGCCGCCACACTTGCCGAAGACGAACCGGCGTCGGTGGCGCGGGTCCTGCCCGCGCTGGCCGTGGGTCACTGTTACCACCCCGACCCCTCCATCACCCCGGCGTTGTTGGAGCGGGCCGAGCGCGCGGCCGAAACCACCGGCAACCCGGATGTGATCGCTGACGTCCTGGTGGGCCGTCTGATCACGTTCTCCGGGGTGTCGACGCTCAGCGATCAGACGCTGACCTGGGTGGATCGTCTGAACACGCTGCGGCACAGTAGGTCTCGTGAAGACTCGGTGATCGCGCACTCCGTGGCGTCGATGGCGGCGATGAACCTCGGCGACGTGGCGGCCACCCGCAGGCATGTCCAGGAGGGGATCGCCGGCAGCGAGGAACTGCAGCTGCCGGTGTTGCGTGCCCAGTTGCGCTGGATGGAGGCCGTGCTGGCGATGTGGCTGGGCGACTTCGCCGAAGCCGAACGTCATCACGCGATCGCCGCGCATGTGCACGAGCAGACCGAACTGTACGAGGCAGGCAGCGGGTTACTGGCCACTGCGACGCTCCTGCGCGAACGCGGCGGGCCTGTCGACCCGAGCTGGTATGAGATGCATGCCAGCCGGGAGACCGGGGGACAGGGGATGGTCGATGTGGTGCGGACAGCGCTGCTCACCCTGGCCTCAGGCCCACAGGCTCGTACAGAGGCGGAGCGCACGTTGCGGACGTGGGCGGGCAACGTCGACCGCAGCCACATCTGGACCACGCTGGGTCACCATGCGCTGCTCGCGCACCTGGCGGCCGACCACGAGCTGCCGGAGTTCGCCGACCTGCTGCTGGCCGACCTGAATCCGTTCCGCGACCGCATCGCGGTGCTCGGCCAGGTCGGGCTGGCCGGCCCGGTCGCGTTGGCGACCGCCCGGCTGCATGTGCTGCGCGGCGACGCCGCCAATGCGCTCGCGGACGTCGCTGCTGCCCGCGATCTCGCCGAGCGAGCCGCGGGTGTGCCCACCCTGCTGCGGTGCCGGCTGCTGGAGTACCAGTTGGCGGCACCGTCGCCGGACCGGACGGCGGGGGCCCGTGCGCTGGCTGCTGAGGCCACCGCGGTGGGCATGGCGGGTGTGGCCCAGTCAGCCCGCGCCCTGACCTGA
- the htpG gene encoding molecular chaperone HtpG: MAPHVEQLEFQAEARQLLDLMIHSVYSNKDSFLRELISNASDALDKLRLEAFRNKELKVDTSDLHIEIDVDKQARTLTVRDNGIGMSRDEVVRLIGTLAKSGTAELRQQLRDAKDKDNSEELIGQFGIGFYASFMVADRVELLTRKAGESEATRWESTGEGSYTIETVEQAGTEVPQGTSVTLHLKPEDREDELHDYTAEWKIRELVKQYSDFIAWPVRMDIERRTPASEDGGEESVTVETQTLNSMKALWARPRDEVSDEEYTEFYKHIAHAWDEPLDIIAMKAEGTFEYQALLFIPSHAPFDLFNQNAAVGVQLYVKRVFIMGDCDQLMPPYLRFIKGVVDAQDMSLNVSREILQQDRQIRAIRRRLTKKVLSTITEMQTERPEKYRTLWTQFGRVLKEGLLTDTDNQETLLRVCSFASTRSEDEPTTLAEYVERMPEEQSQIFYAAGESRQQLLNSPHLEAFKAKGYEVLLLTDPVDEVWVESIHEFDGKPLQSVAKGEVDLDSEADKAEQEAERQEREQEFADLIAWLKDTLGDHVKEVRLSTRLTDSPACLITDTFGITPALARMYRASGQPVPVEKRILELNPDHPLITGLREAHRSRGADAELAGTAELLYGTALLAEGGALEDPAKFAGLLADRLTRTVGEAT, encoded by the coding sequence ATGGCACCGCACGTCGAGCAGCTCGAGTTCCAGGCGGAAGCACGTCAACTGCTGGATCTGATGATCCACTCCGTCTACAGCAACAAGGACTCGTTCCTGCGCGAGCTCATCTCGAACGCATCCGATGCGCTGGACAAGCTGCGGCTCGAAGCGTTCCGGAACAAGGAGCTCAAGGTCGACACCTCGGATCTGCACATCGAGATCGACGTCGACAAGCAGGCGCGCACGCTGACCGTGCGCGACAACGGCATCGGCATGTCGCGGGACGAGGTGGTGCGCCTGATCGGGACGCTCGCCAAGTCGGGGACGGCCGAGCTGCGCCAGCAGCTGCGCGACGCCAAGGACAAGGACAACTCCGAGGAGCTGATCGGCCAGTTCGGCATCGGGTTCTACGCGAGCTTCATGGTGGCCGACCGCGTCGAGCTTCTCACCCGCAAGGCCGGCGAGAGCGAGGCGACCCGGTGGGAGTCCACCGGCGAGGGCAGCTACACCATCGAGACAGTCGAGCAGGCCGGCACCGAAGTGCCGCAGGGCACTTCGGTGACGCTGCACCTCAAACCCGAGGACCGCGAAGACGAGCTACACGACTACACCGCGGAGTGGAAGATCCGGGAGCTCGTCAAGCAGTACTCCGACTTCATCGCCTGGCCCGTCCGGATGGACATCGAACGCCGCACGCCGGCGTCGGAGGACGGCGGCGAGGAGTCGGTCACCGTCGAGACCCAGACCCTGAACTCGATGAAGGCCCTGTGGGCGAGGCCCCGCGACGAGGTCTCCGACGAGGAGTACACCGAGTTCTACAAGCACATCGCTCACGCGTGGGACGAGCCGCTGGACATCATCGCGATGAAAGCCGAAGGCACGTTCGAATACCAGGCGCTGCTGTTCATCCCGTCACATGCGCCGTTCGACCTGTTCAACCAGAACGCCGCGGTGGGGGTGCAGCTCTACGTCAAGCGGGTCTTCATCATGGGCGACTGCGACCAGCTGATGCCGCCGTATCTGCGTTTCATCAAGGGCGTCGTCGATGCACAGGACATGTCGCTCAACGTGTCCCGCGAGATTCTTCAGCAGGACCGCCAGATCCGGGCGATCCGGCGCAGGCTCACCAAGAAGGTGCTCTCGACCATCACGGAGATGCAGACCGAGCGGCCGGAGAAGTACCGCACGCTCTGGACCCAGTTCGGCAGAGTCCTCAAAGAGGGACTGCTGACCGATACCGACAACCAGGAGACGCTGCTGCGCGTCTGCTCGTTCGCCTCGACGCGCAGCGAGGACGAGCCGACCACGCTGGCCGAGTACGTCGAGCGCATGCCGGAGGAGCAGAGCCAGATCTTCTACGCCGCAGGTGAATCGCGGCAACAGCTGCTGAACTCGCCACACCTGGAAGCGTTCAAGGCCAAGGGGTACGAGGTGCTGTTGCTCACCGACCCCGTGGACGAAGTGTGGGTGGAGTCGATCCACGAATTCGACGGAAAGCCGCTGCAGTCGGTGGCCAAGGGGGAGGTCGACCTTGACTCCGAGGCCGACAAGGCCGAGCAGGAAGCCGAGCGCCAGGAGCGCGAGCAGGAATTCGCCGACCTGATCGCCTGGCTGAAGGACACGCTGGGTGATCACGTCAAGGAAGTGCGACTGTCCACCCGACTGACTGATTCGCCGGCGTGCCTGATCACCGACACCTTCGGCATCACCCCAGCGCTGGCACGCATGTACCGGGCGTCCGGACAACCGGTTCCGGTCGAGAAGCGGATTCTGGAGCTCAATCCCGACCACCCCCTGATCACGGGTCTGCGGGAAGCGCATCGGAGTCGCGGTGCCGATGCCGAACTGGCCGGCACCGCCGAACTGCTCTACGGCACCGCGCTTCTTGCCGAGGGCGGGGCGCTGGAGGATCCGGCCAAGTTCGCCGGTCTGCTCGCCGACCGGCTGACGCGGACGGTGGGGGAGGCGACGTAG
- a CDS encoding acetyl-CoA C-acetyltransferase — MSRPPVIASGARTPVGKLQGSLKSLSGADLGAVAIAGSLTKAGITPELVDYVIMGQVLTAGAGQIPARQAAIKAGIPATVPALTVNKVCLSGIDAIALAGQLIRAGEADIIVAGGQESMSQAPHLLPRSRDGFKYGDVTLLDHLAYDGLHDTLTDQPMGRLTDHQNVDESWPVTRAEQDIFAAASHHRAAAAWKNGLFADEVVSVTVPQRHGDPLTVDVDEGIRADTTADSLGRLKPAFTRTGTITAGNASQISDGAAAVLVMSADKADQLGIDSLAQIGAFASVAGPDSTLQHQPARAIAKACAREDISPRTLELVEINEAFAAVGITSAREIGIDDSQVNVNGGAIAIGHPLGMSGARLALHLAHELRRRGGGTGAAALCGGGGQGSALLLHVPGKR; from the coding sequence ATGAGCAGACCCCCGGTCATTGCCTCCGGAGCGCGCACCCCCGTCGGCAAGCTGCAGGGCTCGCTGAAATCTCTCAGCGGAGCAGATCTCGGTGCCGTCGCCATCGCCGGTTCCCTGACAAAAGCAGGAATCACACCCGAACTCGTTGATTACGTCATCATGGGTCAGGTTCTCACCGCCGGCGCCGGACAGATCCCCGCCCGCCAAGCCGCAATCAAGGCAGGCATCCCGGCCACGGTGCCGGCCCTCACTGTCAACAAGGTCTGCCTGTCAGGTATCGACGCCATCGCGCTCGCCGGCCAGCTCATCCGGGCAGGAGAAGCCGACATCATCGTCGCCGGCGGACAAGAATCAATGTCGCAAGCCCCCCACCTCCTCCCGCGCAGTCGTGACGGCTTCAAGTACGGCGACGTGACCCTGCTCGACCACCTCGCTTACGACGGCCTCCACGACACCCTCACCGACCAACCCATGGGCAGACTCACCGACCATCAGAACGTCGACGAGTCCTGGCCAGTCACGCGGGCCGAACAAGACATTTTCGCAGCGGCTTCCCACCACCGCGCAGCCGCCGCGTGGAAGAACGGCCTGTTCGCCGACGAAGTGGTCAGCGTCACCGTCCCGCAGCGCCACGGCGACCCGCTGACCGTCGACGTCGACGAAGGGATCCGCGCCGACACCACTGCCGACTCGCTCGGCCGACTCAAACCCGCCTTCACCCGGACCGGAACCATCACTGCAGGAAACGCCTCACAAATTTCTGACGGCGCAGCCGCGGTCCTGGTAATGAGCGCCGACAAGGCCGACCAACTTGGAATCGACTCCTTGGCCCAGATCGGCGCCTTCGCCTCCGTCGCCGGCCCGGACTCAACCTTGCAGCACCAGCCCGCCCGAGCAATCGCCAAAGCCTGTGCACGCGAAGACATCAGCCCCCGCACCCTAGAGCTGGTCGAGATCAACGAAGCGTTCGCCGCCGTCGGCATCACCTCCGCCCGCGAAATCGGCATCGACGACTCCCAGGTCAACGTCAACGGCGGCGCCATCGCTATCGGCCACCCCCTCGGAATGTCCGGTGCACGACTGGCCCTGCACCTCGCCCATGAACTACGGCGCCGCGGCGGCGGTACTGGCGCAGCAGCACTCTGCGGCGGCGGCGGTCAAGGAAGCGCTCTCCTACTGCACGTTCCTGGCAAACGTTGA